A window of Citrus sinensis cultivar Valencia sweet orange chromosome 7, DVS_A1.0, whole genome shotgun sequence contains these coding sequences:
- the LOC102614192 gene encoding myosin-17-like isoform X1 produces MAAPDNIIVGSHVWVEDPVLAWINGEVMRINGQEVHVNCTNGKKVVTSISKVFPEDTEAPAGGVDDMTKLSYLHEPGVLQNLATRYELNEIYTYTGNILIAVNPFQRLPHLYDTHMMEQYKGAAFGELSPHVFAVGDAAYRAMINEGKSNSILVSGESGAGKTETTKMLMRYLAYLGGRSGVEGRTVEQQVLESNPVLEAFGNAKTVRNNNSSRFGKFVEIQFDKNGRISGAAIRTYLLERSRVCQISDPERNYHCFYLLCAAPHEDIAKYKLGSPKSFHYLNQSNCYELDGVSDAHEYLATRRAMDIVGISDQEQEAIFRVVAAILHLGNIDFAKGKEIDSSVIKDEKSRFHLNMTAELLRCDAQSLEDALIKRVMVTPEEVITRTLDPVNAVASRDALAKTIYSRLFDWIVEKINISIGQDPDSKSIIGVLDIYGFESFQCNSFEQFCINFTNEKLQQHFNQHVFKMEQEEYTREEINWSYIEFIDNQDVLDLIEKKPGGIIALLDEACMFPKSTHETFSQKLYQTFAKKYRFSKPKLSRTDFTILHYAGEVTYQANHFLDKNKDYVVAEHQALLTAAKCSFVAGLFPPLPEESSKSSKFSSIGSRFKLQLQSLMETLNATAPHYIRCVKPNNVLKPSIFENFNVIQQLRCGGVLEAIRISCAGYPTRRTFYEFVNRFGILAPEVLEGNYDDQVACQMILDKKGLKGYQIGKTKVFLRAGQMAELDARRAEVLGNAARKIQRQTRTYIARKEFILLRNAAVILQSFLRGEMARKLYEQLRREAAALKIQTNFRAYVAQRSYLTVRSSAMILQTGLRAMVARNEFRLRKRTKAAIIAQAQWRCHQAYSYYKKLQRAIIVSQCGWRCRVARRELRKLKMAARETGALQEAKNKLEKRVEELTWRLQIEKRLRTDLEEAKSQEIAKLQEALHAMQLRVDDANSLVIKEREAAQKAIKEAPPVIKETPVIIQDTEKINSLTAEVENLKGLLQSQTQTADEAKQAFTVSEAKNGELTKKLKDAEKRVDELQDSVQRLAEKVSNLESENQVLRQQALAISPTAKALAARPKTTIIQRTPVNGNILNGEMKKVHDSVLTVPGVRDVEPEHRPQKTLNEKQQENQDLLIKCISQDLGFSGGKPVAACLIYKCLLHWRSFEVERTSIFDRIIQTISGAIEVHDNNDRLSYWLSNASTLLLLLQRTLKASGAASLTPQRRRSTSSSLLGRMSQGLRASPQSAGIPFLNSRILSGLDDLRQVEAKYPALLFKQQLTAFLEKIYGMIRDNLKKEISPLLGLCIQAPRTSRASLIKGRSQANAVAQQALIAHWQSIVKSLNNYLKIMRANYVPSFLIRKVFTQIFSFINVQLFNSLLLRRECCSFSNGEFVKAGLAELEQWCHDSTEEFAGSAWDELRHIRQAVGFLVIHQKPKKTLKEITNDLCPVLSIQQLYRISTMYWDDKYGTHSVSSEVISSMRVMMMDESNNAVSSSFLLDDDSSIPFTVDDISKSIQQIEIADIDPPPLIRENSGFTFLLQRSE; encoded by the exons ATG GCGGCGCCAGATAATATAATTGTAGGTTCCCATGTATGGGTTGAAGATCCTGTTTTGGCGTGGATTAATGGAGAAGTTATGCGGATTAATGGTCAGGAGGTTCATGTTAATTGCACAAATGGAAAGAAA GTTGTCACAAGCATATCCAAGGTGTTTCCAGAGGACACTGAAGCTCCTGCTGGAGGTGTGGATGATATGACAAAGCTTTCTTATTTGCATGAACCTGGAGTTCTACAGAACCTTGCTACTAGATATGAACTTAATGAAATCTAT ACGTACACGGGCAATATCCTGATTGCGGTCAACCCGTTTCAAAGATTGCCTCATCTGTATGACACACATATGATGGAACAATATAAGGGAGCTGCATTTGGGGAGCTTAGTCCTCATGTTTTTGCTGTCGGAGATGCTGCATACAG GGCAATGATTAATGAAGGCAAAAGCAACTCTATTCTGGTTAGTGGAGAAAGTGGAGCAGGTAAAACTGAGACAACAAAGATGCTCATGAGATATCTTGCGTACTTGGGTGGGCGATCTGGAGTAGAAGGAAGAACAGTAGAACAACAAGTTCTGGAG TCGAACCCAGTTCTTGAAGCGTTTGGCAATGCTAAAACAGTGAGGAACAACAACTCAAG TCGTTTTGGTAAATTTGTTGAGATCCAATTTGACAAGAATGGGAGAATATCTGGAGCAGCTATTAGAACTTATCTCCTTGAACGGTCCCGTGTTTGCCAAATTTCTGATCCCGAGAGAAATTACCATTGCTTTTACCTTCTTTGTGCAGCACCACATGAG GATATTGCTAAATACAAATTGGGTAGCCCAAAgtcttttcattatttaaatcaatcaaattgCTATGAGCTGGATGGTGTAAGTGATGCTCATGAGTATCTTGCTACCAGAAGGGCTATGGATATAGTTGGAATCAGTGATCAAGAGCAG gAGGCAATTTTCAGGGTTGTAGCAGCAATTCTTCATCTCGGTAATATTGATTTTGCCAAGGGAAAGGAGATAGATTCTTCAGTCATTAAGGACGAAAAGTCTCGATTCCATCTTAATATGACTGCAGAACTTCTTAG GTGTGATGCTCAGAGCTTAGAAGATGCGCTAATTAAACGTGTAATGGTTACACCCGAGGAAGTTATTACAAGAACTCTTGACCCTGTTAATGCAGTTGCCAGCAGGGATGCATTAGCCAAAACGATATATTCTCGTTTATTTGACTG GATTGTGGAAAAGATTAACATTTCAATTGGACAAGATCCAGATTCAAAGTCAATAATTGGAGTTCTTGATATTTATGGGTTTGAAAGTTTTCAGTGCAATAG CTTTGAGCAATTCTGCATCAACTTCACTAATGAAAAGTTGCAACAGCATTTCAATCAG CATGTGTTTAAAATGGAGCAGGAAGAATATACTAGAGAAGAGATAAACTGGAGCTACATAGAATTTATTGATAACCAAGATGTCTTGGATCTAATTGAAAAG AAACCGGGAGGAATAATTGCACTCTTAGATGAAGCCTG CATGTTTCCAAAGTCTACACATGAAACATTTTCACAGAAGTTGTACCAGACATTTGCAAAAAAATATCGTTTTTCAAAACCAAAGCTCTCCCGTACTGATTTTACTATATTACACTATGCAGGGGAG GTGACTTATCAAGCCAACCACTTTCTGGACAAAAACAAGGATTATGTGGTGGCTGAACACCAAGCTTTGTTGACTGCTGCCAAATGCTCCTTTGTGGCCGGTCTGTTTCCTCCACTACCAGaggaatcatcaaaatcatctaaATTTTCCTCCATTGGTTCTCGTTTTAAG TTACAACTTCAATCTCTGATGGAGACCTTGAATGCAACAGCACCTCACTACATCAGATGTGTGAAGCCAAATAATGTCCTAAAGCCttctatttttgaaaatttcaatgtTATCCAACAGTTACGCTGTGGT GGTGTTCTTGAGGCAATTAGGATCAGCTGTGCGGGTTATCCAACTAGACGtaccttttatgaatttgttaatCGTTTTGGTATACTTGCTCCTGAAGTTTTGGAAGGAAA CTACGATGATCAGGTTGCCTGTCAAATGATTCTTGATAAAAAGGGACTGAAAGGATATCAG ATAGGTAAGACAAAGGTTTTCCTGAGAGCTGGTCAGATGGCTGAGTTGGATGCTAGAAGGGCTGAGGTACTGGGAAATGCAGCCCGAAAAATTCAACGGCAGACCCGCACTTACATTGCTCGTAaagagtttattttattacgaAATGCAGCTGTCATATTGCAATCTTTTCTGCGAG GTGAAATGGCTCGCAAACTGTATGAACAGTTGAGACGAGAAGCTGCAGCTCTGAAGATCCAGACGAATTTCCGGGCATACGTAGCCCAGAGATCCTATTTAACAGTTAGGTCATCTGCCATGATATTGCAGACTGGCTTAAGAGCAATGGTTGCACGAAATGAATTTAGGTTAAGGAAGCGAACCAAAGCTGCCATCATCGCCCAG GCTCAATGGCGCTGCCACCAAGCCTATTCTTATTATAAGAAACTTCAAAGGGCAATTATAGTTTCCCAGTGTGGCTGGAGGTGCAGAGTTGCAAGAAGAGAGCTCAGAAAGCTTAAAATG GCTGCAAGAGAAACAGGAGCTCTTCAGGAAGCAAAGAATAAGCTTGAAAAGCGTGTGGAGGAACTTACATGGCGTTTGCAAATTGAAAAACGATTACGG ACTGATCTTGAGGAGGCAAAGTCCCAAGAAATTGCTAAGTTGCAGGAAGCATTGCATGCAATGCAATTAAGAGTGGACGATGCTAACTCTCTGGTTATCAAAGAACGAGAGGCGGCTCAAAAAGCCATTAAGGAAGCTCCTCCAGTCATTAAAGAAACTCCTGTCATAATTCAAGATACTGAAAAGATTAATTCTTTAACAGCTGAAGTTGAAAACTTGAAG GGTTTGTTGCAATCACAAACACAAACTGCAGATGAGGCAAAACAAGCCTTTACAGTTTCTGAGGCTAAAAATGGGGAACTGACCAAGAAGCTCAAAGATGCAGAGAAAAGAGTTGATGAGCTTCAGGATTCTGTTCAGAG GCTAGCAGAGAAGGTTTCTAATTTGGAATCAGAGAATCAGGTGCTCCGCCAACAAGCGCTTGCTATTTCACCTACTGCTAAAGCTTTAGCTGCACGGCCAAAAACCACAATTATTCAg AGGACTCCAGTGAATGGAAATATTCTAAATGGAGAAATGAAGAAAGTGCAT GATTCTGTACTCACTGTACCCGGTGTACGGGATGTTGAACCCGAGCACAGGCCCCAGAAAACTCTTAATGAGAAGCAGCAg GAGAACCAGGACCTTCTAATTAAATGTATTTCACAAGATCTAGGATTCTCTGGAGGAAAACCTGTTGCTGCTTGTCTAATATACAAATGCCTTCTTCATTGGAGGTCATTTGAGGTTGAAAGGACAAGTATTTTTGACCGTATTATTCAAACAATAAGTGGAGCAATAGAG GTCCATGACAACAATGACAGATTGTCCTATTGGTTATCGAATGCCTCGACGCTGCTGTTGCTACTTCAGCGTACACTGAAAGCAAGTGGGGCAGCAAGCTTAACTCCACAACGACGCAGATCAACTTCAAGTTCTTTGCTCGGAAGAATGTCTCAA GGTCTTCGAGCTTCTCCGCAGAGTGCTGGGATCCCGTTCCTTAATAGTCGGATACTTAGTGGACTAGATGACTTGCGACAAGTTGAAGCGAAGTATCCGGCTCTGCTTTTTAAACAGCAACTCACCGCCTTCCTCGAGAAGATATATGGAATGATTAgagataatttgaaaaaagaaatctcCCCATTGCTTGGATTGTGTATCCAG GCGCCTCGGACGTCGCGGGCTAGTTTAATAAAGGGGCGTTCTCAAGCCAATGCTGTAGCTCAGCAAGCTCTGATTGCTCATTGGCAAAGCATTGTGAAAAGCTTAAATAACTACTTGAAGATAATGAGAGCCAACTAT GTTCCTTCATTCTTAATTCGCAAGGTTTTCACACAGATATTCTCATTTATCAACGTTCAATTGTTTAATAG TCTTCTTTTGCGACGTGAATGTTGCTCATTTAGCAATGGAGAGTTTGTGAAAGCTGGGCTGGCAGAACTGGAACAGTGGTGCCATGATTCAACTGAGGAG TTTGCAGGTTCAGCCTGGGATGAATTGAGGCATATTAGACAAGCAGTTGGTTTTCTG GTCATTCATCAGAAGCCGAAGAAGACCttgaaagaaataacaaaTGATCTTTGCCCG GTTCTTAGCATACAACAATTGTACAGGATCAGTACAATGTACTGGGATGACAAATATGGTACACACAGTGTATCTTCAGAG GTAATCTCAAGTATGAGAGTGATGATGATGGATGAGTCAAACAATGCTGTCAGCAGTTCGTTTTTATTGGATGACGACTCAAG
- the LOC102614192 gene encoding myosin-17-like isoform X2 — MAFVQVVTSISKVFPEDTEAPAGGVDDMTKLSYLHEPGVLQNLATRYELNEIYTYTGNILIAVNPFQRLPHLYDTHMMEQYKGAAFGELSPHVFAVGDAAYRAMINEGKSNSILVSGESGAGKTETTKMLMRYLAYLGGRSGVEGRTVEQQVLESNPVLEAFGNAKTVRNNNSSRFGKFVEIQFDKNGRISGAAIRTYLLERSRVCQISDPERNYHCFYLLCAAPHEDIAKYKLGSPKSFHYLNQSNCYELDGVSDAHEYLATRRAMDIVGISDQEQEAIFRVVAAILHLGNIDFAKGKEIDSSVIKDEKSRFHLNMTAELLRCDAQSLEDALIKRVMVTPEEVITRTLDPVNAVASRDALAKTIYSRLFDWIVEKINISIGQDPDSKSIIGVLDIYGFESFQCNSFEQFCINFTNEKLQQHFNQHVFKMEQEEYTREEINWSYIEFIDNQDVLDLIEKKPGGIIALLDEACMFPKSTHETFSQKLYQTFAKKYRFSKPKLSRTDFTILHYAGEVTYQANHFLDKNKDYVVAEHQALLTAAKCSFVAGLFPPLPEESSKSSKFSSIGSRFKLQLQSLMETLNATAPHYIRCVKPNNVLKPSIFENFNVIQQLRCGGVLEAIRISCAGYPTRRTFYEFVNRFGILAPEVLEGNYDDQVACQMILDKKGLKGYQIGKTKVFLRAGQMAELDARRAEVLGNAARKIQRQTRTYIARKEFILLRNAAVILQSFLRGEMARKLYEQLRREAAALKIQTNFRAYVAQRSYLTVRSSAMILQTGLRAMVARNEFRLRKRTKAAIIAQAQWRCHQAYSYYKKLQRAIIVSQCGWRCRVARRELRKLKMAARETGALQEAKNKLEKRVEELTWRLQIEKRLRTDLEEAKSQEIAKLQEALHAMQLRVDDANSLVIKEREAAQKAIKEAPPVIKETPVIIQDTEKINSLTAEVENLKGLLQSQTQTADEAKQAFTVSEAKNGELTKKLKDAEKRVDELQDSVQRLAEKVSNLESENQVLRQQALAISPTAKALAARPKTTIIQRTPVNGNILNGEMKKVHDSVLTVPGVRDVEPEHRPQKTLNEKQQENQDLLIKCISQDLGFSGGKPVAACLIYKCLLHWRSFEVERTSIFDRIIQTISGAIEVHDNNDRLSYWLSNASTLLLLLQRTLKASGAASLTPQRRRSTSSSLLGRMSQGLRASPQSAGIPFLNSRILSGLDDLRQVEAKYPALLFKQQLTAFLEKIYGMIRDNLKKEISPLLGLCIQAPRTSRASLIKGRSQANAVAQQALIAHWQSIVKSLNNYLKIMRANYVPSFLIRKVFTQIFSFINVQLFNSLLLRRECCSFSNGEFVKAGLAELEQWCHDSTEEFAGSAWDELRHIRQAVGFLVIHQKPKKTLKEITNDLCPVLSIQQLYRISTMYWDDKYGTHSVSSEVISSMRVMMMDESNNAVSSSFLLDDDSSIPFTVDDISKSIQQIEIADIDPPPLIRENSGFTFLLQRSE; from the exons ATGGCTTTTGTGCAGGTTGTCACAAGCATATCCAAGGTGTTTCCAGAGGACACTGAAGCTCCTGCTGGAGGTGTGGATGATATGACAAAGCTTTCTTATTTGCATGAACCTGGAGTTCTACAGAACCTTGCTACTAGATATGAACTTAATGAAATCTAT ACGTACACGGGCAATATCCTGATTGCGGTCAACCCGTTTCAAAGATTGCCTCATCTGTATGACACACATATGATGGAACAATATAAGGGAGCTGCATTTGGGGAGCTTAGTCCTCATGTTTTTGCTGTCGGAGATGCTGCATACAG GGCAATGATTAATGAAGGCAAAAGCAACTCTATTCTGGTTAGTGGAGAAAGTGGAGCAGGTAAAACTGAGACAACAAAGATGCTCATGAGATATCTTGCGTACTTGGGTGGGCGATCTGGAGTAGAAGGAAGAACAGTAGAACAACAAGTTCTGGAG TCGAACCCAGTTCTTGAAGCGTTTGGCAATGCTAAAACAGTGAGGAACAACAACTCAAG TCGTTTTGGTAAATTTGTTGAGATCCAATTTGACAAGAATGGGAGAATATCTGGAGCAGCTATTAGAACTTATCTCCTTGAACGGTCCCGTGTTTGCCAAATTTCTGATCCCGAGAGAAATTACCATTGCTTTTACCTTCTTTGTGCAGCACCACATGAG GATATTGCTAAATACAAATTGGGTAGCCCAAAgtcttttcattatttaaatcaatcaaattgCTATGAGCTGGATGGTGTAAGTGATGCTCATGAGTATCTTGCTACCAGAAGGGCTATGGATATAGTTGGAATCAGTGATCAAGAGCAG gAGGCAATTTTCAGGGTTGTAGCAGCAATTCTTCATCTCGGTAATATTGATTTTGCCAAGGGAAAGGAGATAGATTCTTCAGTCATTAAGGACGAAAAGTCTCGATTCCATCTTAATATGACTGCAGAACTTCTTAG GTGTGATGCTCAGAGCTTAGAAGATGCGCTAATTAAACGTGTAATGGTTACACCCGAGGAAGTTATTACAAGAACTCTTGACCCTGTTAATGCAGTTGCCAGCAGGGATGCATTAGCCAAAACGATATATTCTCGTTTATTTGACTG GATTGTGGAAAAGATTAACATTTCAATTGGACAAGATCCAGATTCAAAGTCAATAATTGGAGTTCTTGATATTTATGGGTTTGAAAGTTTTCAGTGCAATAG CTTTGAGCAATTCTGCATCAACTTCACTAATGAAAAGTTGCAACAGCATTTCAATCAG CATGTGTTTAAAATGGAGCAGGAAGAATATACTAGAGAAGAGATAAACTGGAGCTACATAGAATTTATTGATAACCAAGATGTCTTGGATCTAATTGAAAAG AAACCGGGAGGAATAATTGCACTCTTAGATGAAGCCTG CATGTTTCCAAAGTCTACACATGAAACATTTTCACAGAAGTTGTACCAGACATTTGCAAAAAAATATCGTTTTTCAAAACCAAAGCTCTCCCGTACTGATTTTACTATATTACACTATGCAGGGGAG GTGACTTATCAAGCCAACCACTTTCTGGACAAAAACAAGGATTATGTGGTGGCTGAACACCAAGCTTTGTTGACTGCTGCCAAATGCTCCTTTGTGGCCGGTCTGTTTCCTCCACTACCAGaggaatcatcaaaatcatctaaATTTTCCTCCATTGGTTCTCGTTTTAAG TTACAACTTCAATCTCTGATGGAGACCTTGAATGCAACAGCACCTCACTACATCAGATGTGTGAAGCCAAATAATGTCCTAAAGCCttctatttttgaaaatttcaatgtTATCCAACAGTTACGCTGTGGT GGTGTTCTTGAGGCAATTAGGATCAGCTGTGCGGGTTATCCAACTAGACGtaccttttatgaatttgttaatCGTTTTGGTATACTTGCTCCTGAAGTTTTGGAAGGAAA CTACGATGATCAGGTTGCCTGTCAAATGATTCTTGATAAAAAGGGACTGAAAGGATATCAG ATAGGTAAGACAAAGGTTTTCCTGAGAGCTGGTCAGATGGCTGAGTTGGATGCTAGAAGGGCTGAGGTACTGGGAAATGCAGCCCGAAAAATTCAACGGCAGACCCGCACTTACATTGCTCGTAaagagtttattttattacgaAATGCAGCTGTCATATTGCAATCTTTTCTGCGAG GTGAAATGGCTCGCAAACTGTATGAACAGTTGAGACGAGAAGCTGCAGCTCTGAAGATCCAGACGAATTTCCGGGCATACGTAGCCCAGAGATCCTATTTAACAGTTAGGTCATCTGCCATGATATTGCAGACTGGCTTAAGAGCAATGGTTGCACGAAATGAATTTAGGTTAAGGAAGCGAACCAAAGCTGCCATCATCGCCCAG GCTCAATGGCGCTGCCACCAAGCCTATTCTTATTATAAGAAACTTCAAAGGGCAATTATAGTTTCCCAGTGTGGCTGGAGGTGCAGAGTTGCAAGAAGAGAGCTCAGAAAGCTTAAAATG GCTGCAAGAGAAACAGGAGCTCTTCAGGAAGCAAAGAATAAGCTTGAAAAGCGTGTGGAGGAACTTACATGGCGTTTGCAAATTGAAAAACGATTACGG ACTGATCTTGAGGAGGCAAAGTCCCAAGAAATTGCTAAGTTGCAGGAAGCATTGCATGCAATGCAATTAAGAGTGGACGATGCTAACTCTCTGGTTATCAAAGAACGAGAGGCGGCTCAAAAAGCCATTAAGGAAGCTCCTCCAGTCATTAAAGAAACTCCTGTCATAATTCAAGATACTGAAAAGATTAATTCTTTAACAGCTGAAGTTGAAAACTTGAAG GGTTTGTTGCAATCACAAACACAAACTGCAGATGAGGCAAAACAAGCCTTTACAGTTTCTGAGGCTAAAAATGGGGAACTGACCAAGAAGCTCAAAGATGCAGAGAAAAGAGTTGATGAGCTTCAGGATTCTGTTCAGAG GCTAGCAGAGAAGGTTTCTAATTTGGAATCAGAGAATCAGGTGCTCCGCCAACAAGCGCTTGCTATTTCACCTACTGCTAAAGCTTTAGCTGCACGGCCAAAAACCACAATTATTCAg AGGACTCCAGTGAATGGAAATATTCTAAATGGAGAAATGAAGAAAGTGCAT GATTCTGTACTCACTGTACCCGGTGTACGGGATGTTGAACCCGAGCACAGGCCCCAGAAAACTCTTAATGAGAAGCAGCAg GAGAACCAGGACCTTCTAATTAAATGTATTTCACAAGATCTAGGATTCTCTGGAGGAAAACCTGTTGCTGCTTGTCTAATATACAAATGCCTTCTTCATTGGAGGTCATTTGAGGTTGAAAGGACAAGTATTTTTGACCGTATTATTCAAACAATAAGTGGAGCAATAGAG GTCCATGACAACAATGACAGATTGTCCTATTGGTTATCGAATGCCTCGACGCTGCTGTTGCTACTTCAGCGTACACTGAAAGCAAGTGGGGCAGCAAGCTTAACTCCACAACGACGCAGATCAACTTCAAGTTCTTTGCTCGGAAGAATGTCTCAA GGTCTTCGAGCTTCTCCGCAGAGTGCTGGGATCCCGTTCCTTAATAGTCGGATACTTAGTGGACTAGATGACTTGCGACAAGTTGAAGCGAAGTATCCGGCTCTGCTTTTTAAACAGCAACTCACCGCCTTCCTCGAGAAGATATATGGAATGATTAgagataatttgaaaaaagaaatctcCCCATTGCTTGGATTGTGTATCCAG GCGCCTCGGACGTCGCGGGCTAGTTTAATAAAGGGGCGTTCTCAAGCCAATGCTGTAGCTCAGCAAGCTCTGATTGCTCATTGGCAAAGCATTGTGAAAAGCTTAAATAACTACTTGAAGATAATGAGAGCCAACTAT GTTCCTTCATTCTTAATTCGCAAGGTTTTCACACAGATATTCTCATTTATCAACGTTCAATTGTTTAATAG TCTTCTTTTGCGACGTGAATGTTGCTCATTTAGCAATGGAGAGTTTGTGAAAGCTGGGCTGGCAGAACTGGAACAGTGGTGCCATGATTCAACTGAGGAG TTTGCAGGTTCAGCCTGGGATGAATTGAGGCATATTAGACAAGCAGTTGGTTTTCTG GTCATTCATCAGAAGCCGAAGAAGACCttgaaagaaataacaaaTGATCTTTGCCCG GTTCTTAGCATACAACAATTGTACAGGATCAGTACAATGTACTGGGATGACAAATATGGTACACACAGTGTATCTTCAGAG GTAATCTCAAGTATGAGAGTGATGATGATGGATGAGTCAAACAATGCTGTCAGCAGTTCGTTTTTATTGGATGACGACTCAAG
- the LOC102614479 gene encoding threonine synthase, chloroplastic-like encodes MAASAALFHQPHCHNHCFTSKTSQPSLLKKPISSNYPIIRASSDNNPSQPKHTNRGGGGSGINIRDEARRRNVIYTHKFSAKYVPFNAGPSCTESYSLDEVVYRSQSGGLLDVQHDMGALKHYDGSYWKALFDSRVGKRTWPYGSGVWSKKEWVLPEIDSDDIVSAFEGNSNLFWAERFGKEFLQMNDLWVKHCGISHTGSFKDLGMTVLVSQVNRLKKMNKPVIGVGCASTGDTSAALSAYCASAGVPSIVFLPANKISIAQLVQPIANGAFVLSLDTDFDGCMQLIREVTSELPIYLANSLNSLRLEGQKTAAIEILQQFDWEVPDWVIVPGGNLGNIYAFYKGFQMCKELGLVDRIPRLVCAQAANANPLYLYYKSGWKDFKPVRANTTFASAIQIGDPVSIDRAVYALKNCDGIVEEATEEELMDVSAQADSTGMFVCPHTGVALSALIKLRCKGVIGKTDKTVVVSTAHGLKFTQSKIDYHSQNIKDMACRLANPPVSVKADFGSVMDVLKKYLLSKEPKY; translated from the coding sequence ATGGCCGCCTCTGCTGCTCTCTTTCACCAACCGCACTGCCACAACCATTGCTTCACCTCCAAAACATCACAACCCAGCCTTCTCAAAAAGCCGATCTCCTCTAACTATCCCATCATCAGAGCTTCTTCTGACAACAACCCATCTCAACCGAAACACACAAACAGAGGTGGCGGCGGCAGTGGCATCAACATAAGGGACGAGGCACGTCGCCGGAATGTTATCTACACCCACAAGTTTTCTGCAAAGTACGTGCCATTCAATGCGGGGCCGTCTTGTACTGAGTCGTATTCTCTCGACGAGGTCGTGTACAGGTCCCAGTCTGGGGGACTTCTCGACGTGCAGCACGACATGGGCGCTTTGAAGCACTACGACGGCTCTTACTGGAAGGCGCTGTTCGATTCACGAGTCGGCAAAAGGACGTGGCCGTACGGATCAGGGGTTTGGTCAAAGAAAGAGTGGGTGCTGCCCGAGATTGATAGTGATGATATCGTGAGCGCTTTCGAAGGGAACTCGAATCTGTTCTGGGCTGAAAGATTTGGCAAAGAGTTTTTGCAAATGAATGATTTGTGGGTTAAGCACTGTGGGATTAGTCATACAGGAAGTTTTAAGGATCTGGGTATGACTGTTTTGGTGAGTCAAGTGAATAggttaaagaaaatgaacaaacCGGTTATTGGGGTTGGCTGTGCTTCAACTGGCGATACCTCAGCTGCTCTGTCAGCTTATTGTGCCTCTGCTGGCGTTCCTTCTATTGTGTTTTTGCCCGCTAATAAGATTTCAATTGCCCAGTTAGTGCAGCCTATTGCAAATGGTGCTTTTGTTTTGAGTCTTGATACTGATTTTGATGGCTGCATGCAGTTGATAAGGGAAGTTACTTCTGAGTTGCCTATTTATTTAGCTAATTCTTTGAATAGTTTGAGGTTAGAGGGACAAAAGACTGCTGCTATTGAGATATTGCAGCAGTTTGATTGGGAAGTTCCCGATTGGGTGATAGTTCCTGGTGGTAATTTGGGAAATATATATGCTTTTTATAAAGGGTTTCAAATGTGCAAAGAGTTAGGGCTTGTTGATAGGATTCCTCGGCTTGTATGTGCACAAGCTGCAAATGCAAACCCACTTTACTTGTATTATAAGTCAGGGTGGAAAGATTTTAAGCCTGTCAGGGCAAATACTACTTTTGCATCTGCTATTCAGATTGGTGATCCTGTTTCTATTGACAGAGCTGTTTATGCCTTGAAAAATTGTGATGGTATTGTTGAGGAAGCTACCGAGGAGGAATTGATGGATGTTTCTGCGCAAGCGGATTCTACTGGCATGTTTGTTTGTCCTCATACTGGGGTGGCATTGTCTGCATTGATTAAGCTTCGATGTAAAGGGGTTATTGGAAAGACTGATAAGACGGTAGTGGTGAGTACCGCTCATGGGTTGAAATTTACTCAGAGTAAGATTGATTATCACTCACAGAATATCAAGGACATGGCTTGCCGGTTGGCTAATCCTCCAGTGAGTGTGAAGGCGGATTTTGGGTCAGTTATGGATGTTTTGAAGAAGTACTTGTTGAGTAAAGAACCAAAGTATTAG